The following nucleotide sequence is from Aneurinibacillus soli.
ACACTTGTCCGCAGTGGGTATGCGCGGCTCGCAACATTCCCACCGAATGTAAAGTATGTGGATGACATCCGAAAATGGCAGACCGAAGCACGAGAGGCAGGGCGTGGCGTATGGCAAAACATTAAGGATGCGTTTCCGGATCGGAAGGTTGAGCAATGAGAAAGAATCCCCTCTTGTGGCAGAGGGGATTTTTTATGTCTGTCATGATCCGAAGAATGTTTTGAGAAAGTCCGTATCCATTGTAGAGATTTTCCAACCGGATTCAGTTTTGGTCAATTTGATCGTTTGAGCGGTTGTTACCGTAGGAGCAGAAGGGTCTTTTATGCTGGCTTCTATTTTTTCTAATGCCTTACGTTCCGCTTGTATGTCGTCATTCATTTTTCCTGACATCGCCTCAGATACGATGTCTTTGGCTGCTGCTCCAGAAATCTTCAGCATATTAGGAACGGTAATTTTCACAGAGATCGTGGCCTCATCTCCCTTTATATCATATGAACCGGTTTCATATGTTAGCTGCTGTAAGAATGGTTTGGCTACCTTTTTGCCTTCTGGATCAGCTGAAAGCTCACGCAAATCTTGGTCATCTTTCTTCAGGAAAGAAGCAGCTTGCTGGAGCTCTCCCTTTTGCAATGAATCAAAGAAATTCTTCACAATGATATCAGGAGAATCATTATTTACTGGTGTAGCAGTTTTTTCACTTGAACAACCTGTAGCTAGTATCAATCCACCTAATAGCATGATAGCAACGAGTAAATACTTGTGTAAATTCATCTATAAACCTCCAGTATTATTTTGATATACCAAAAATGTAACATAATCCCATACCATTTGTTACCACCTGGAGGATGAACACATCTACTTCCTAGGACTGATTTTTTTCTTCATAAGTATGTATGATGCATGCTCATATTTAGAAAGGAAGAGGAGTCTCATGCTATACAAGCTTGGAAATATAAAACTTTGTTATAAGATCATAGCTATTCTAGGCGTGCTTCTTTGTATTGCCACCGCCGGATATGCTGCGGCTGCCCCGCAGCTGACAAATAGTATGCTAGTCCGGTGGTCGGATATGAAGCAGATTGCACCAGATATATATGTAGATCCGCATATGTCAACCAAAAAGCAGGGAATTCTCCTTCGGGATATACATACAGCAAGAGAACGTGTTTCGCGGTTGTTTGGCAGCATAGAGGCAGAGCCTGTTCTCATTTTGAGTGATTCTATCGATACGTTGCGGCGCTACACGTCCGGTTCGGCTCAAACGTATTCTAGCGCAGCAGGAATTATTATTGTGCTTGGTCCAGACGGATTAAATGTGCCGATCATTAGCCATGAACTTACGCACGCCGAATTATATCATCGGGTCGGCAAAGTACCGGCATGGTTTGACGAGGGGCTGGCAATGATGGTAGACGGGCGCTATACAGAGAAGTTGGAATCGAATTGGAATCAGATGACGAATAACGGCAAGAACCAGCCGGATTTTTCGGCTATGGATACGCACAGGCAGTTTGAAACAGCAAACAAGGATATCATTTCGACGTATATGCTGTCGTGCTATGAGGTAACACGATGGTATAAAAGAATCGGAAATCATGGCTTTCAAGATTTTCTCAAAGAGATAGAGAATGGCTCACCATTTATTCCGGCATATAACAAGAAGAGGTAGCGTAAAAAATTGCGCTACCTCTTCTTGTTCTTTTTTTCGGGGCATTCGAAACAGATGATAACACACGACCGTGTAAAAGTGCTTATTCGTGTTAGGTGGCTATGCTAGCTGTTTATATTCGAAGGTCTGATGCTCTCTACGTCTGAGGTCGTAGATGAAATTCAAGCGGAGGTTCGTTATGCGAACCTTGGAAATTCGGTACCATGAATAACAAGAAGGGAGGAACAAATCATGTCAATTACTCACGACTGAAGTTGTGAGCTTGTAACTGCCCGGAAGTGCGAATGTCGAGAGACTCCTTCCTTAGTGTGGCGTTACGATAGGCGAGTTGACACTGCCCGACGATACAGGTTATGCCTATATCGTCACCGTCCTCAGTACTTTTATTTCCACGATGGACGAACTTGTTTTATTCGTTCAATGTTTTACGATAGCAACGATTTCCTGCTATCAACCCCATACATTGAGTTGTCAAAGAACAAAGAGTGCCTTTAGTAGCCAAGCTACCCAACGGTTTTCTCTTGTTCTCATTATACTACGAACAAAGGAGGAAGGGACAGGGTGTGGTGGAGATATACAAAAACTTGATGAGATCTTTCGACCCAACCGTTTTTGTAGCATCCATTCCTCTCACGACTGAAGTCGCGAGTGTCCTGTCCGCAAAACATGAAAAAATTTGGTCTGTTACTGGCGGGAGGATCTGCAGCAATCGTAGCCATTGCGAACTTCGGCCCGATGATCGGTCTTGCGATTAGTGCCGCTATTTTGTACTACGCGGTAAAAGGGTTCCTGCGTACCGAGTCTACATGCAAAAAAATCTTCTGGGTGTTGATCGGACTTGCGGCATTGGGCGCAACTTTATCCAACATGCCAGCACTGTTCGGTGTGGTTGCCATCGGAATTTTGTATCTCGTGTACAAAAAATGGAACGAACAGCCGTCACATACACAAACGCCAGAAGATCCATTCACGAACTTTGAGAAACAATGGGACGCACTGCGCCAATCTTAATTAATAAAAAGGAGAGAATACGATGAAAAACTTATTTGCCCGCATTAAACATTCCATTGCCGCTGATTTTCATGACGCACTTGATAAGAAAGAACAGAAAAATCCGATCGCGCTCCTAAATCAGTACTTGCGCGAATGTGAACAGGAAGTAGAAAAAGTTCGTACGCTAGTGGAGCGCCAATACCGCCTCAACGAAGAGTTCACTCGGGAATACAGCCACGCGCACAGCATGGCAGAGAAGCGCAAGCATCAGGCAGAAGTAGCGCTTGGGGCCGGGGAAACCAAATTGTATGACTTTGCGCTCCAAGAGCAAGCACAGTACGAAGAACGGGCCATTCGCTTGCAGGAATCGCAACAGCAGGCGGCTCGCCAGCTTGCAGAGCTAGAACGTCGCTATGAGGAAATGAGACATAAATTAAAAGACATGTACATTAAGCGTATGGAACTAATGGGTCGAGAAAATGTGGCGCGTGCCCAGCATCGTATCAGCCGAGTGCTCGAACCTGGTGGACAACTGGAAGCGCCGTTTACACGCTTTGAAGAAATGGAACACTATCTAGACCGCATTGAACGTCAGGTAAACCTGTCCTATAATCACCATACGATTGATGCGAGAATTGCCCAGCTAGAAAAACTGGCAAAAAAAGATGAGGTTTCTCCCATTTCGTAATATAATCAGGATAGTTTAAAAAAAGGCGCGGGAATTTGCGCCTTTTTTCTCATCATGATAGGTGCTTCTGCCCGAGAAAGGAAGGGACCGCTATGCCGCATCGCAGTAAGGCGGATTTTATAAACTGGGCGATTTTTATCAGCCTGATTGTGCTGTTGCTGGAACTTTCATTTTCTGGAGGCGGCGCGATTTTCTTTGTAGGTAGTATGATCGGGTGCATGTATATCGGGCATAAACGTCTGCCGCGCCTGACCGGAAAGCTACTTTTCTGGTTTGGTGCTGTAAACCTTGGGATCGCGGTGTTAAATACGGTTGCGTTTCGTTTCTGGGCGTTTATTCTGATTGCCTATATGGTGGTACAGTTCGCACAATCCAAAAAAAAGCCGCATCTCATTTTTCCGGTGATAGGTGAGTCGCAGCCGAGCATGAATGAGGAGATGCTCGTTGTTCGGACTCCTATGTTTCGCAACATATGGCTCGGTCCGAGACAGACACCGGAACACGCATATGAATGGAATGATATGACCGTGCAGACAGGCATCGGAGATACGGTGATTGATCTTAGTTCAACCGTGCTTCCCAAGCAGGAAAATGTCATTGTCATCCGCAATCTGGTTGGGAATGTTCAGGTGCTGATTCCGTATGATGTGGAAGTAAGTGTGCATCATTCCGCTATCGCGGGAGCGGCTGCTGTATTCGACTACCGGGAGCCGATTGCGTTTAACTGTGTTCTTCATATCGAGACACCGGGCTACGGACAGGCCGGCCAAAAGGTGAAAATTATGACCTCGATGCTGGTGGGCGATCTGGAGGTGAAGCGCATATGAATGCACTCCAGCGCCAGCTTGCTCTCAGTATTGGTCTGGCCTGTCTGTCCGCTGTCGTTACGGGCCTCCTGATTTTTCTGGCTTATCCGCTTCCGGACTGGTCTCATCTGTGGACGACAGAGCTGTTTGGACTCCCGTTTATTCTGGCTGCACTGGGTATTAGCATGAGTATCGGCATTGGCTTTGGTCTGGTGTATGGTCTATTTTGGCAGCGGCAGTTCCAAACGATAGAAAGTGTACTGCATGAGCTTGAACAAGGTCGGCGCATCGAAGCGCAGCCAGGGAGTGGTGTACAGGAAGTAGACCAG
It contains:
- a CDS encoding lmo0954 family membrane protein; amino-acid sequence: MKKFGLLLAGGSAAIVAIANFGPMIGLAISAAILYYAVKGFLRTESTCKKIFWVLIGLAALGATLSNMPALFGVVAIGILYLVYKKWNEQPSHTQTPEDPFTNFEKQWDALRQS
- a CDS encoding DUF4878 domain-containing protein; the encoded protein is MNLHKYLLVAIMLLGGLILATGCSSEKTATPVNNDSPDIIVKNFFDSLQKGELQQAASFLKKDDQDLRELSADPEGKKVAKPFLQQLTYETGSYDIKGDEATISVKITVPNMLKISGAAAKDIVSEAMSGKMNDDIQAERKALEKIEASIKDPSAPTVTTAQTIKLTKTESGWKISTMDTDFLKTFFGS
- the liaF gene encoding cell wall-active antibiotics response protein LiaF, giving the protein MPHRSKADFINWAIFISLIVLLLELSFSGGGAIFFVGSMIGCMYIGHKRLPRLTGKLLFWFGAVNLGIAVLNTVAFRFWAFILIAYMVVQFAQSKKKPHLIFPVIGESQPSMNEEMLVVRTPMFRNIWLGPRQTPEHAYEWNDMTVQTGIGDTVIDLSSTVLPKQENVIVIRNLVGNVQVLIPYDVEVSVHHSAIAGAAAVFDYREPIAFNCVLHIETPGYGQAGQKVKIMTSMLVGDLEVKRI
- a CDS encoding PspA/IM30 family protein, with the protein product MKNLFARIKHSIAADFHDALDKKEQKNPIALLNQYLRECEQEVEKVRTLVERQYRLNEEFTREYSHAHSMAEKRKHQAEVALGAGETKLYDFALQEQAQYEERAIRLQESQQQAARQLAELERRYEEMRHKLKDMYIKRMELMGRENVARAQHRISRVLEPGGQLEAPFTRFEEMEHYLDRIERQVNLSYNHHTIDARIAQLEKLAKKDEVSPIS